One segment of Methylocella silvestris BL2 DNA contains the following:
- a CDS encoding response regulator: MAANDKVNILLVDDQPGKLLSYEAILDELQENLIKAASAREAFAHLLKTEVAVILIDVCMPELDGYELAGMIREHPRFETVAIIFVSAIQITDPDRLRGYEAGAVDYVQVPVVPEVLRAQVKVFAELHRKTRQLERLNEELEERVAERTAALEQSSAELKRLNQDLETRIDARTREREQALAQLFEAQKVDAIGQLTGGVAHDFNNLLTAIMGSLELLKKRLPDEPRISRLVDTAMQGAERGAALTQRLLAFSRRQELKPEAVDVAQLVNGMEELLRRALGPGVSIEKRLPDDLRFARVDGNQLELALINLAVNARDAMPSGGAITIAAANEIVAAQSPGKAISPGAYVRISVIDEGQGMDAATLAKAADPFFTTKGPSKGTGLGLSMVQGLAVQSGGAIEISSRVGAGTTVELWLPQAEFDEPRKRAAPDARKSWRADLAPCTVLLVDDDLLVSAGASSILEDLGHSVIEAHSGAEALRLLQNGSAPDLVITDYAMPGMTGLELARAIRASYPALPIVLASGYAELPHLGLDEKPLPRLAKPFRQDELLAAMAEASGR; encoded by the coding sequence ATGGCCGCGAACGATAAAGTCAACATCCTGCTCGTCGACGATCAGCCCGGCAAACTGCTGAGCTATGAAGCGATTCTCGACGAGCTTCAGGAAAATCTCATCAAGGCGGCCTCGGCGCGCGAGGCCTTCGCGCATCTTCTCAAGACCGAGGTCGCGGTTATATTGATCGACGTCTGCATGCCGGAGCTCGACGGCTACGAGCTTGCGGGGATGATCCGCGAACATCCGCGGTTCGAGACGGTCGCGATCATTTTCGTGTCGGCGATCCAGATCACCGATCCCGACCGGCTGCGCGGCTATGAGGCCGGCGCCGTCGACTATGTGCAGGTTCCTGTGGTTCCCGAAGTGTTGCGCGCCCAAGTCAAGGTGTTCGCCGAACTGCACCGCAAGACGCGCCAGCTTGAACGCCTCAATGAAGAACTCGAGGAGCGCGTCGCCGAGCGTACGGCGGCGCTCGAACAATCGAGCGCGGAGCTGAAGCGGCTCAATCAGGATCTCGAGACGCGCATCGACGCCCGCACGCGCGAGCGCGAGCAGGCGCTGGCGCAGTTGTTCGAGGCGCAGAAAGTGGACGCCATCGGACAGCTGACCGGCGGCGTCGCGCATGATTTCAACAATCTCCTGACGGCCATCATGGGAAGCCTCGAGCTTTTGAAAAAGCGTCTGCCCGACGAGCCGCGCATCAGCCGCCTTGTCGACACCGCCATGCAGGGCGCCGAGCGCGGCGCGGCGCTGACGCAGCGTTTGCTCGCGTTCTCGCGTCGTCAGGAGCTAAAGCCCGAAGCAGTCGACGTCGCGCAGCTTGTCAACGGCATGGAAGAGCTGCTCAGGCGCGCGCTCGGCCCCGGCGTCAGCATCGAAAAGCGCTTGCCGGATGATCTTCGGTTCGCGCGCGTCGACGGCAATCAGCTCGAACTCGCCCTCATCAACCTTGCCGTCAATGCGCGCGACGCGATGCCCTCGGGCGGCGCCATCACCATCGCCGCCGCAAACGAAATCGTCGCCGCGCAAAGCCCCGGCAAGGCGATCAGCCCCGGCGCCTATGTGCGCATCAGCGTTATCGATGAAGGGCAGGGCATGGACGCGGCGACGCTCGCCAAGGCGGCCGATCCTTTTTTCACGACCAAAGGGCCAAGCAAGGGCACGGGCCTCGGACTTTCGATGGTGCAGGGTCTTGCGGTTCAATCCGGCGGGGCGATCGAAATATCGAGCCGCGTCGGCGCCGGCACCACCGTAGAACTCTGGCTGCCGCAGGCGGAATTCGACGAGCCGCGCAAACGCGCCGCGCCGGACGCGCGCAAAAGCTGGCGCGCCGATCTCGCGCCCTGCACGGTTCTCCTCGTCGACGACGATCTCCTGGTCAGCGCGGGCGCCTCCTCGATCCTCGAAGATCTGGGCCACAGCGTCATCGAGGCTCATTCCGGGGCCGAGGCTCTGCGGCTTCTGCAGAACGGCAGCGCGCCCGATCTCGTCATCACCGACTACGCCATGCCGGGCATGACCGGGCTTGAGCTCGCCCGCGCCATCCGGGCCAGCTATCCGGCGCTGCCCATCGTGCTCGCGAGCGGCTATGCCGAACTGCCGCATCTTGGCCTCGACGAGAAGCCGCTGCCGCGCCTCGCCAAACCCTTCCGGCAGGATGAGTTGCTGGCGGCGATGGCCGAGGCCTCCGGCCGCTGA
- a CDS encoding haloacid dehalogenase — protein MKTLAIDLDDTLVDTISVLLDWIEESRGFRVDAARLATYQLGADEKQTMEIVNGFYDAKAHHNLSANPGAVAGCAALANAGFRLVVVTARKPETAALTEALVERLFPGAFSEVHAVGHHPDKVRALRRVGARLLIDDNARQIRRAADAGVPTVLFGDLPWNRDFAWPRRAAGWTDVVAMAHSF, from the coding sequence ATGAAAACCCTCGCCATCGATCTCGACGATACGCTTGTCGACACCATCTCCGTTCTGCTCGACTGGATCGAGGAAAGCCGGGGGTTTCGCGTCGACGCCGCGCGGCTTGCGACCTATCAGCTCGGAGCGGACGAGAAGCAGACGATGGAGATCGTCAATGGCTTCTATGACGCCAAGGCGCATCACAACCTCAGCGCGAATCCGGGCGCAGTTGCGGGCTGCGCCGCCCTCGCCAATGCAGGGTTTCGGCTCGTCGTCGTCACCGCGCGCAAACCGGAGACGGCGGCGCTGACCGAGGCGCTTGTCGAGCGGCTGTTTCCGGGCGCTTTTTCGGAGGTCCACGCCGTCGGCCATCATCCAGACAAGGTGCGGGCGCTGCGCCGGGTCGGCGCCCGGCTGCTCATCGACGACAATGCGCGTCAGATCCGCCGCGCCGCGGACGCCGGCGTTCCAACCGTGCTGTTCGGCGATCTGCCCTGGAACCGCGATTTTGCCTGGCCGCGGCGGGCCGCCGGATGGACAGACGTCGTCGCGATGGCGCATTCGTTCTGA